GCGGCCCTCTCCACCCCCGGCCACGACGTCGGCCTGCTGATCCTGCGCCTCGTCCTCGGGCTGACCATGGCCGCCCACGGAGCCCAGAAGCTCTTCGGCTGGTTCGGGGGCGGCGGCATCAGCGGCACCGGGCAGTTCTTCACCGCCAGCGGCTACCCCGCCGGCGACGCCATGGCCGTCCTCGCCGGCCTGACCGAGACCCTCGGCGGGCTCGGCCTCGCCGTCGGGCTGCTCACCCCGCTCGCCGGCGCGGCCGTCGTCGGCACCCTCATCAACGCCGTCGCCGTCCACGGCGCCGGATCCTTCTTCGCCCCGAAGGGCATCGAGTACGAACTGCTCCTCATCGCGGCCGCCGCGGCCCTCGCCCTCACCGGCCCCGGCCGGTACGCCGTCGACCGCTTCCTGCCCGTCCTGCGCGCCCACCGGCTCGCCCACGGAGCCCTCGCCGTGGCCCTCGGCGTCGTCCTCGCGGGCGCGCTGCTCCTCGTGCGCGGCTAGTGCACCGGCAGGGTGTCCGGGGTCCGCCCTGATTGATCCCGGGCATTTGGGGGAAGAGCGCACAAATGACACAACCCATCGAAGATTACGCACTCATCGGCGACCTCATGACCAGCGCACTGGTCGGCCGCGACGGGTCCATCGACTGGCTGTGCCTGCCGCGCTTCGACTCCGCCGCCTGCTTCGCGAAACTCCTCGGCGAGGAGGAGAACGGCCACTGGCGCCTCGCCCCCCTCGGCGCCGCCGACGGCGAACGGTGCACCCGCAGGGCCTACGTGGACGGCTCGCTGGTCCTGGAGTCGTACTGGGAGACGGACACCGGCACCGTCAAGGTCATCGACTTCATGCCGCAGCGCGAGGTCGCACCCGACGTGGTCCGCATCGTCGAGGGGGTCTCCGGCCGGGTCAGGATGCGCAGCACCCTGCGCCTGCGCTTCGACTACGGCCACGTCGTCCCCTGGGTCCGCCGCAGCGACGGCGACGGCGACCGCGTCGCCGTCGCCGGACCGGACTCCGTCTGGTTCCGCAGCGAACCCCCGGTCCGCACCTGGGGCGAGGAGAACAGCACCCGCTCCCAGTTTCCGATCGCCGCCGGGCAGCGCGTCGCCTTCGTGCTCACCTGGCACCCCTCGCACCAGCCCCGACCCGAGCCCCTCGACCCGTACGCCGCCCTGGACCAGAGTCTCGCCGACTGGCGGGAGTGGACCGCCCAGTGCCGCTACGAAGGCCCCTACCGGGAAGCGGTCACCCGCTCCCTGAT
This genomic window from Streptomyces sp. NBC_01351 contains:
- a CDS encoding DoxX family protein; this encodes MTSPSTTAKPQATATAGAAALPAALSTPGHDVGLLILRLVLGLTMAAHGAQKLFGWFGGGGISGTGQFFTASGYPAGDAMAVLAGLTETLGGLGLAVGLLTPLAGAAVVGTLINAVAVHGAGSFFAPKGIEYELLLIAAAAALALTGPGRYAVDRFLPVLRAHRLAHGALAVALGVVLAGALLLVRG